The Triticum aestivum cultivar Chinese Spring chromosome 7B, IWGSC CS RefSeq v2.1, whole genome shotgun sequence genome window below encodes:
- the LOC123159171 gene encoding AP2-like ethylene-responsive transcription factor AIL5 has product MDMDMSSATHPAHHWLSFSLSNNYHHGLLEALSSSSSGHQIAGEEAPVDEAPKMEDFLGGVGTASTAVVDHGELGSIAAGFLHRYPAHDGTLDQNSGAVTVAAATMEVAESDQARRPAETFGQRTSIYRGVTRHRWTGRYEAHLWDNSCRREGQSRKGRQVYLGGYDKEEKAARAYDMAALKYWGPTTTTNFPVANYEKELEEMKSMTRQEFIASLRRKSSGFSRGASIYRGVTRHHQHGRWQARIGRVAGNKDLYLGTFSTQEEAAEAYDIAAIKFRGLNAVTNFDMSRYDVESILNSDLPIGAGAAARASKFQPDVLSLPAPNVASPDMLPPAEKDYWSLLAMHYQQQQQQHLQQQQFPGSAFDAYGSGVNVDFTMGMSGTNNPSGGGATVWGATGATGHGGDGSRQSNSYASNIPYTSMLSGSAASAGGGYEGSTGNNGTWVTTSNPAAGTTAPQYYNYLFGME; this is encoded by the exons ATGGATATGGACATGAGCTCCGCTACCCACCCTGCTCACCACTggctctccttctccctctccaacaactACCACCACGGCCTCCTCGAGGCCCTCTCCAGCTCCTCCTCCGGCCACCAGATCGCCG GAGAGGAGGCGCCGGTGGACGAGGCGCCTAAGATGGAAGACTTCCTCGGAGGTGTCGGCACGGCATCGACAGCTGTGGTGGACCACGGTGAGCTGGGTAGCATCGCCGCCGGGTTCTTGCACCGGTATCCGGCACATGACGGGACGCTAGATCAGAACTCTGGCGCGGTGACCGTCGCGGCGGCCACGATGGAGGTTGCCGAGTCCGATCAGGCGAGGAGGCCCGCCGAGACGTTCGGCCAGCGGACCTCCATCTACCGCGGCGTCACCAG GCACCGGTGGACGGGGAGGTACGAGGCGCACCTGTGGGACAACAGCTGCCGCCGGGAGGGCCAAAGCCGCAAAGGCCGCCAAG TCTATTTAG GAGGCTATGACAAGGAGGAGAAGGCGGCGAGGGCCTACGACATGGCCGCCCTGAAGTACTGGGGCCCGACCACCACGACAAACTTCCCG GTGGCCAACTACGAGAAGGAGCTGGAGGAGATGAAGTCGATGACACGGCAGGAGTTCATCGCCTCCCTTCGCAG GAAGAGCAGCGGCTTCTCTCGAGGGGCGTCCATCTACAGAGGAGTAACAAG GCATCATCAGCACGGCCGGTGGCAGGCAAGGATCGGCAGGGTGGCCGGAAACAAGGACCTGTACCTGGGAACTTTCA GCacgcaggaggaggcggcggaggcgtacGACATCGCGGCGATCAAATTCCGCGGGCTCAACGCCGTGACCAACTTCGACATGAGCCGCTACGACGTCGAGAGCATCCTCAACAGCGACCTGCCCATCGGTGCCGGGGCGGCCGCCCGCGCCTCCAAGTTCCAGCCAGACGTCCTATCGCTGCCCGCACCGAATGTCGCATCCCCAGACATGCTGCCGCCGGCGGAGAAGGACTACTGGTCCCTCCTCGCCATGCactaccagcagcagcagcaacagcacctGCAGCAGCAGCAGTTCCCCGGCTCGGCATTTGACGCCTATGGCTCCGGCGTGAACGTGGACTTCACGATGGGCATGAGCGGCACCAACAACCCCAGCGGCGGCGGCGCCACCGTGTGGGGCGCCACCGGCGCAACAGGACACGGCGGTGACGGCAGCAGGCAGAGCAACAGCTACGCCAGCAACATTCCTTATACCTCCATGCTGTCCGGATCAGCGGCGTCAGCCGGCGGGGGGTACGAGGGCTCCACCGGCAACAATGGCACCTGGGTGACGACGAGCAACCCGGCCGCCGGCACGACGGCGCCGCAGTACTACAACTATCTGTTTGGCATGGAGTAG